Genomic DNA from Cyanobacterium stanieri LEGE 03274:
GTTGCATTACCTTTTCAACCTTATCCATCTCAAAAAACACTTGACTTAATGTTTACCTTTCGTCTCCTTGATATGTCTCATTTTTCTAATCGAGATATTGATTTAATTATTCCCCTCAAATTTCCTGCTTATTTTAATGAACATCCCAATAAAGTAGCATGGTTATTACATCAACATAGAGATGTATATGATTTCTGGGAAAACAAATTAAGCCTTCTATTACATAAACCAGAGGGTCTACAAATCAAGGAAACAATCATAAATGCAGATTTACAAGCTTTAAAAGAATGTCGTAAAATCTGTAGTATTTCTCAAAATGTAAGTAAACGATTAAAAAAATACAATGACCTAGAGTCTATTGTCCTTTACCATCCGCCGAAGAATAGTCATAAGTTTCATTGTGAGGAAGCTCAAAGATATTTTTTCTTTCCTAGTCGTTTAAATGAGATCAAAAGACAACATCTAGTCCTAAAAGCAATTTCAGAAACACACTATCCCGTCAAAGTCGTTTTTGCAGGTTCTTCCGATAATGGTCTATATGAAGATGAGCTACAAAAAATGGTCAGTAAACTCAATATAGGAGATAGAGCTATTTTTGTAGGTCAAATTTCCGAAGCTGAAAAAATTAAGTATTATGCTGAATCTATGGGCATTATTTATGCTCCCTTTGATGAAGATTACGGCTATGTGACCTTGGAAAGTATGCTTTCCTCTAAACCTACTATTACCTGTAATGATTCTGGAGGATCTTTAGAATTCATAGAACATAAGGAAACGGGAATAGTTACACAATCCGATCCACTAGCCCTTGCTCAAGGAATGGATGAATTATGGGAAAATCACCGTTTAGCATCCCATTTAGGCAAAAACGCACGGAAACGTTATGAAGAATTAGATATTAGTTGGACTAATGTTGTTAATAAATTAACTGATTTTTAATTTTTTGTTGCCTTTTCAATACCTACTATTTATATTTAAGTAATATGAAAATAAACTGGTTTACACCTCTTCCCCCTGCTA
This window encodes:
- a CDS encoding glycosyltransferase family 4 protein, with the translated sequence MNILVVTVQVPFIRGGAEILAESLVQALKDHGHSAEIVALPFQPYPSQKTLDLMFTFRLLDMSHFSNRDIDLIIPLKFPAYFNEHPNKVAWLLHQHRDVYDFWENKLSLLLHKPEGLQIKETIINADLQALKECRKICSISQNVSKRLKKYNDLESIVLYHPPKNSHKFHCEEAQRYFFFPSRLNEIKRQHLVLKAISETHYPVKVVFAGSSDNGLYEDELQKMVSKLNIGDRAIFVGQISEAEKIKYYAESMGIIYAPFDEDYGYVTLESMLSSKPTITCNDSGGSLEFIEHKETGIVTQSDPLALAQGMDELWENHRLASHLGKNARKRYEELDISWTNVVNKLTDF